CGACGAGCACGTCGAGTGCGCCCGCCGGATTACCTTCGTCCAGCCGCCGGCTCGCTTCGACGTGCGCCAGGATCACCACGTTCGTGAGCTTGGGGAGGAACCGAAGGTCGGCGGACGTCAGCGTCGGCGGATCGCCCAATTCGCTATACAGCCCGGCGCGCACGAGGTCGACCGAGACGCCGTCGATGCCGTAGGGCTGCGCGATGACCATCGAGTCGGGGAACATCGCCTCTTGCGTGATCTCGTCGAGCGCGGAGAGCACACGCTGCTGGGGCTCGGCGGCGGACCACTGCGATGCGTCGGACCAGCCTCGCAGGCCCGGGCCCAGCAGCATCGCGTCGATGGGGCGCCCTTCTTCGATGACCGAGACGACCGCCGGCGGCTCCTGCATGCCGATCATGGCGGGGAACAGCACGGCGTCGGCTCGCTGGTCTTGCGGGATGGCGCGATTTGCCTGGTTGATCCGCTCGATGAAGTCGACGCCCTGCGCCCGGGCCGCGACCGGCACCGCGAGAGCCAGCACGGCCGCCAGCACGGCCCCTCGCCGAACGAGGGGCATGCGAGCCGTGAGCCTGGAAGCGAGATTGAAGCACATGCGGGGCTGCCTCCGAGATCGTCGAACAGTCGGCGCCCCGGCCCGGGGCGTCGAGGGGGCGTATATGCCCGGGCCGGCGACGGCGCTACACGGAAACGCGGCCGCAGCATGCCCCGGGGCGGATACTAGCCGAAACCCCCCGCGACGGCAGCCCGTGCTCCGATGATCAGGCCGGCCATCCCAGGCCCAGCCGTGCGGGCCCGTCGGGCATATCATCCTCGATGCGCGCCGACCGGCCCGGAGGGCCGTGTCCGTCGGCCCGCACACCGGCCCAACGTGCGTTCCCCAAGCGTCGCGGACAGCACCTGCCAGGGCCACGGAGTTCGGGCGCGTGGCCGCGCGACCCAGGGTTGCGTAGAGGAGTTTTCGAGCATGATCGTTGGCGTCCCGACCGAGGTCAAACCAGACGAATACCGCGTGGGCCTGATGCCGGTTGGCGTCGACCTGCTCATCCGCGACGGCCACGACGTCGTCATCCAGGCCGGCTCGGGTCTGGGCATCGGCTTCGAGGATTCGGCCTACGAGAACGTGGGCGCCACCATCGCCAAGACGGCCGAAGAAGTCTGGGCCAAGGCCGACATGATCGTGAAGGTCAAGGAGCCCCAGCCCATCGAGTGGCCCCACATGCGCGAGGGGCAGGTGGTGTTCACCTACTTCCACTTCGCCGCCGATCGCGACCTGACGCTGGCCTGCCTCGACCAGAAGATCTGCGCCGTCGCCTACGAGACGCTCGAGGCGCCTGGCCTCAACGGCAAGCCCACCCTCCCGCTGCTGACGCCCATGAGCGAGATCGCCGGCCGCATGGCGACCCAGGAGGGTGCCAAGTACCTCGAGCGCCCCCAGCAGGGCCGCGGCGTGCTGCTGGGCGGCGTGCCGGGTGTTGAGCCCGGCAAGGTCCTCGTGCTCGGCGGCGGCGTCGTGGGCACCAACGCGGCCAAGATCGCCAGCGGCATGGGCGCCGACGTCATCATCATGGACATCGACCTCGACCGCATGCGCTACCTCGAGGACGTGATGGACGACAACGTCACGACCATCTACAGCGATCCGCACGCCATCCGCAAGTACCTGCGCTGGGCCGACCTGGTCATCGGCGCCGTGCTGCTGCCGGGCGCGAAGGCGCCGAACCTCGTCACCCGCGAAGACCTCAAGATCATGCCCGAGGGCGCGGTCATCGTCGACGTCTCGATCGACCAGGGCGGCTGCGTCGAGACCAGCCGCGTGACGACCCACGGCCAGCCCACCTACATCATCGACGGCGTCGTGCACTACTGCGTGGGCAACATGCCCGGCGCGGTCGCCCGCACCAGCACGCACGCGCTCAACAACGCGACCATCCCCTGGGCCCGCCGCCTGGCGAAGGTCGGTCCGCACGAGATCGCCGCCCGCGACGCCGGCTTTGCGATGGCCATCAACTGCGACGACGGCCGCCTGCTGAACCGCCCCGTCGCCGAGGCCCACGACCTGGAAGTCGCCACGGCCTGATCGAACAACGAGTACTCAACCAGGCCCGGGCGCAAGCCCGGGCTCTTCGTGCGCGTACGGTCGACGGTGTCTGGTGCTGCGAAGCAAGGCATCCCGAGGGCGCTCAAGCGCCGGGCCAGGTGGTACGCCTTGTGCTACGTCGTCGGCGTTTTGCTCTTGTTTGCGGGCCTGATCATTGGACGAACGTGGAACTCCACGTGGCCCATCGTCATCGGCGGGTTCGGCGGCGTGATGCTCTGGTTCTCGGCGCTGCTCGCGCTGGTGCTCCTGCAAGTGCGAGACGTCCGGCGGGTTCGCAGCCTTGGTGGACTCGTGTGTACCGAGTGCTTGTACGACATCAGCACGCTCCCGGCCTCGGGCAACTGCCCTGAGTGCGGCACGCGCTACACCAAGACCGACGTCATCAGGCAATGGCGCAACGCCGACCGCTCGTACCAGGCCAAAATGATGTACGCTCAGGAGGAAGATGACGGCGGTGCGTGATCGTCACGCCGCCGGCAGGTCGGCCTCGCCGAACAACCGAAAGCACTTGCGCCGGAGTATCTGCCCCGCCAGCGTCATGTCGTCGACCGACAGGGCGATCGTGGCCGTGCCATTGGGCAGGCTCATGAGCGGGTAGGCAAAGTGGATGTTGAGCTCGGCGCCCAGCAGCGACAGGCACAGGCTCTCGAGACTGTGGCCCTCGCTGAGCTCGACCACGAGCACTTCCTTTTCGCCGTAGGGCAGCCTTTGTTCCTTGAGGATGCGTGAGGCGATGGCGGCCCGGTTGGCGATGATGCGGACGACGGCGTAGTCGGACGCCTCGTGCACGCTGAGGGCACAGATCTTGGCAGCCGACCGGTCGAACGCGTTGACCAGCTCATGCAGCCTGCCCACCCGGTTGTCGAGGAACACGCTGAACTGCGTCACCGTCGGCGTCGCGTAGCCCTGCGTGGTTTCAAGCGGCGTCGCGCTCTGTGAGCCCATCGAGAGTCCTTCCCCAGTCGGTCCTGAAGC
This Phycisphaerales bacterium DNA region includes the following protein-coding sequences:
- the ald gene encoding alanine dehydrogenase, which translates into the protein MIVGVPTEVKPDEYRVGLMPVGVDLLIRDGHDVVIQAGSGLGIGFEDSAYENVGATIAKTAEEVWAKADMIVKVKEPQPIEWPHMREGQVVFTYFHFAADRDLTLACLDQKICAVAYETLEAPGLNGKPTLPLLTPMSEIAGRMATQEGAKYLERPQQGRGVLLGGVPGVEPGKVLVLGGGVVGTNAAKIASGMGADVIIMDIDLDRMRYLEDVMDDNVTTIYSDPHAIRKYLRWADLVIGAVLLPGAKAPNLVTREDLKIMPEGAVIVDVSIDQGGCVETSRVTTHGQPTYIIDGVVHYCVGNMPGAVARTSTHALNNATIPWARRLAKVGPHEIAARDAGFAMAINCDDGRLLNRPVAEAHDLEVATA